A region of Pseudomonas sp. Marseille-Q3773 DNA encodes the following proteins:
- a CDS encoding LD-carboxypeptidase, with product MNCIERNDPCLPMALPGNACFAIVAPAGPARLDTQKANRWFADRGHRCRVYPSTLQAQGYLAGSDQQRLQDLHDAFADPSIDAILCMRGGYGSMRLLDQLDFELIRRNPKPLIGYSDITALHTAIYRSAGLLTFHGAMLNADLLGAKLQPTEASLLAQLGGQLRSGAPIAHPADFALTSVLPGVASGPLLGGNLSMLGATLGTIAELETQGCILFIEDVNEPLYRVDRLLTQLRLAGKLEGIKGVLAGDFAGITTAALTPLLQDIFGPLGVPVLAGWRSGHCDPNVCLPLGARVRLDSGEQTLLLEQDLFRA from the coding sequence GTGAATTGCATTGAGCGTAACGACCCCTGTTTGCCGATGGCGCTACCAGGCAATGCCTGTTTTGCCATCGTCGCCCCCGCCGGCCCGGCCCGGCTGGATACCCAGAAGGCCAACCGCTGGTTCGCCGATCGTGGCCATCGTTGCCGGGTCTACCCGAGTACGCTCCAGGCCCAGGGCTACCTGGCGGGCTCGGACCAGCAGCGGCTGCAAGACCTGCATGACGCTTTTGCCGATCCGTCGATCGACGCCATTCTGTGCATGCGTGGGGGCTATGGCAGCATGCGCCTGCTCGACCAGCTTGATTTCGAGTTGATCCGACGAAACCCCAAGCCGCTGATCGGCTATAGCGACATTACTGCGCTGCACACGGCCATCTACCGCAGCGCCGGGCTGCTCACCTTCCATGGCGCAATGCTCAATGCCGACCTGCTGGGGGCCAAGCTGCAGCCGACCGAGGCTTCGCTGCTGGCGCAACTGGGCGGGCAGCTGCGCAGCGGTGCGCCGATCGCACACCCGGCGGACTTCGCTTTGACCAGCGTGCTGCCGGGGGTGGCCAGCGGGCCGCTGCTAGGTGGCAACCTGTCGATGCTGGGGGCGACCTTGGGGACGATTGCCGAACTGGAGACACAGGGCTGTATCTTGTTCATCGAGGACGTCAACGAACCGTTGTACCGGGTGGACCGTCTGCTGACCCAACTGCGCCTGGCGGGCAAGCTGGAAGGGATCAAGGGCGTGCTGGCGGGGGATTTTGCCGGCATTACCACGGCGGCGCTGACGCCGTTGTTGCAGGATATCTTCGGGCCGCTGGGTGTGCCGGTGCTGGCCGGGTGGCGCAGTGGCCACTGTGATCCGAATGTGTGTTTGCCGCTGGGGGCCAGGGTGCGGCTGGATAGTGGCGAGCAAACGTTGCTGCTGGAGCAGGATCTGTTCAGGGCTTGA
- the lptE gene encoding LPS assembly lipoprotein LptE — MIKRNLLVIGLAVMLSACGFQLRGTGSTELSVKEMDVSARNAYGPTVVQLRETLERNGVNVHAGAPYRLVLTNEQERERSATYNSGNRTAEYELTTVLNYSIQGLNNLELTSDKLEVRKIYLRDGSNITGSEQEANRAREEMRRDLVNAMVARLQLLTPSQLDELQRQADERAKAEAAALEAARRQQAETPQQSPLEVPGN; from the coding sequence ATGATCAAACGCAATTTGCTGGTAATTGGCCTGGCGGTCATGCTCAGCGCCTGCGGTTTCCAGCTGCGCGGCACCGGTTCCACCGAACTGAGCGTGAAGGAAATGGACGTCAGCGCACGCAACGCCTACGGCCCGACCGTGGTCCAGCTGCGTGAAACGCTGGAACGCAACGGCGTCAACGTGCACGCCGGCGCACCGTACCGCCTGGTGCTGACCAACGAGCAGGAGCGCGAGCGCTCGGCGACCTACAACAGCGGCAACCGTACCGCCGAGTACGAGCTGACCACCGTGCTGAACTACAGCATCCAGGGCCTGAACAACCTGGAGCTGACGAGCGACAAGCTGGAAGTGCGCAAGATCTACCTGCGTGACGGCTCGAACATCACCGGTTCTGAGCAGGAAGCCAACCGTGCCCGCGAAGAAATGCGCCGCGATCTGGTCAATGCGATGGTGGCCCGCCTGCAGTTGCTGACCCCGTCGCAGCTGGACGAACTGCAGCGTCAGGCCGACGAGCGTGCCAAGGCCGAAGCCGCCGCGCTGGAAGCGGCCCGCCGCCAGCAGGCCGAAACGCCTCAGCAGTCGCCACTGGAAGTTCCGGGCAACTAA
- the leuS gene encoding leucine--tRNA ligase: MHEQYTPRDIEAAAQKFWDEQQSFAVTEQPGKDTYYCLSMFPYPSGKLHMGHVRNYTIGDVIARYQRMLGKNVLQPMGWDAFGMPAENAAMKNNVAPAKWTYENIDYMKTQLKSLGLAIDWAREVTTCKPDYYRWEQWLFTRLFEKGIIYRKNGTVNWDPADQTVLANEQVIDGRGWRSGALIEKREIPMYYFRITDYADELLESLDELPGWPEQVKTMQRNWIGKSRGMEVQFPYDQASIGHAGTLKVFTTRPDTLMGATYVAVAAEHPLATQAAQGNPALQAFIDECKSGSVAEADMATQEKKGMATSLLVEHPLTGEKLPVWVANYVLMHYGDGAVMAVPAHDERDFEFAHKYNLPVKAVVRTSAGDEVGSEWLAAYGEHGQLINSGEFDGLDFAGAFDAIEAALIRKDLGKSRTQFRLRDWGISRQRYWGCPIPIIHCPSCGDVPVPEDQLPVTLPENVVPDGAGSPLARMPEFYECSCPKCGAAAKRETDTMDTFVESSWYFARYASPNYEGGMVDPKAANHWLPVDQYIGGIEHAILHLLYARFFHKLMRDEGLVTSNEPFKNLLTQGMVVAETYYRVASNGGKDWFNPADVEVERDAKAKIIGARLKTDGLPVEIGGTEKMSKSKNNGVDPQSMIDQYGADTCRLFMMFASPPDMSLEWSDSGVEGASRFLRRVWRLAQAHVAQGLPGKLDVAALDDAQKVIRRAIHAAIKQASTDVGQYHKFNTAIAQVMTVMNVLEKAPQATEQDRALLHEGLEAVTLLLAPITPHISHELWQQLGHQQAVIDASWPAVDEAALVQDTVTLVVQVNGKLRGQVEMPAAASREEIEAAARSNENVLRFIDGLTIRKVIVVPGKLVNIVAN; the protein is encoded by the coding sequence ATGCACGAACAATACACGCCCCGTGATATCGAAGCCGCCGCCCAGAAGTTCTGGGACGAGCAACAATCGTTCGCTGTTACCGAACAGCCAGGCAAGGACACCTACTACTGCCTGTCGATGTTCCCGTACCCGAGCGGCAAGCTACACATGGGCCACGTGCGCAACTACACCATCGGTGACGTGATTGCCCGCTACCAGCGCATGCTGGGCAAGAACGTGCTGCAGCCGATGGGCTGGGACGCTTTCGGCATGCCCGCGGAAAACGCGGCGATGAAGAACAACGTCGCCCCGGCCAAGTGGACGTACGAGAATATCGACTACATGAAGACCCAGCTCAAGAGCCTGGGCCTGGCCATCGACTGGGCACGTGAAGTCACCACCTGCAAGCCTGACTACTACCGTTGGGAGCAGTGGTTGTTCACCCGCCTGTTCGAGAAAGGCATCATCTACCGCAAGAACGGCACCGTGAACTGGGACCCGGCGGACCAGACCGTACTGGCCAACGAACAGGTCATCGACGGCCGGGGCTGGCGTTCGGGCGCGCTGATCGAGAAGCGCGAGATCCCGATGTACTACTTCCGCATCACCGACTACGCCGACGAGCTGCTGGAAAGCCTCGACGAGCTGCCGGGCTGGCCTGAACAGGTCAAGACCATGCAGCGCAACTGGATCGGCAAGTCGCGCGGCATGGAAGTGCAGTTCCCCTACGACCAGGCCAGCATTGGCCACGCAGGCACCCTCAAGGTCTTCACCACCCGCCCCGACACGCTGATGGGCGCCACCTACGTCGCGGTCGCCGCCGAGCACCCGCTGGCTACCCAGGCCGCCCAGGGCAACCCGGCGCTGCAGGCGTTCATCGACGAATGCAAGAGCGGCAGCGTTGCCGAAGCCGACATGGCCACCCAGGAGAAGAAGGGCATGGCCACTTCCCTGCTGGTCGAGCACCCGCTGACCGGCGAGAAGCTGCCGGTGTGGGTCGCCAACTACGTGCTGATGCACTACGGTGATGGCGCTGTAATGGCCGTGCCGGCCCACGACGAGCGTGACTTCGAGTTCGCCCACAAGTACAACCTGCCGGTCAAGGCAGTGGTGCGTACCAGCGCCGGCGACGAAGTCGGCAGCGAATGGCTGGCCGCCTACGGCGAGCACGGCCAGCTGATCAACTCCGGCGAGTTCGACGGCCTGGACTTCGCCGGTGCCTTCGACGCCATCGAAGCGGCCCTGATCCGCAAGGACCTGGGCAAGTCGCGTACCCAGTTCCGCCTGCGCGACTGGGGCATCAGCCGCCAGCGCTACTGGGGCTGCCCGATCCCGATCATCCACTGCCCGTCCTGCGGCGACGTGCCGGTGCCGGAAGACCAGCTGCCGGTCACCCTGCCGGAGAACGTGGTGCCGGACGGTGCCGGTTCGCCACTGGCGCGCATGCCGGAATTCTACGAATGCAGCTGCCCGAAATGTGGCGCCGCAGCCAAGCGCGAAACCGACACCATGGACACCTTCGTCGAGTCGTCCTGGTACTTCGCCCGCTACGCCTCGCCGAACTACGAAGGTGGCATGGTCGACCCGAAAGCGGCCAACCACTGGCTGCCGGTCGACCAGTACATCGGCGGTATCGAGCACGCTATCCTGCACTTGCTGTACGCGCGCTTCTTCCACAAGCTGATGCGTGACGAAGGCCTAGTTACCTCGAACGAGCCGTTCAAGAACCTGCTGACCCAGGGCATGGTGGTCGCCGAAACCTACTACCGTGTGGCCAGCAACGGCGGCAAGGACTGGTTCAACCCGGCCGATGTCGAGGTCGAGCGCGATGCCAAGGCCAAGATCATCGGCGCGCGCCTGAAAACCGACGGCCTGCCGGTGGAAATTGGCGGCACCGAGAAGATGTCGAAGTCGAAGAACAACGGCGTCGACCCGCAATCGATGATCGACCAGTACGGCGCCGACACCTGCCGTCTGTTCATGATGTTCGCCTCGCCACCCGACATGAGCCTGGAATGGTCCGACTCCGGCGTCGAGGGTGCCAGCCGCTTCCTGCGTCGCGTCTGGCGCCTGGCCCAGGCCCACGTCGCCCAGGGCCTGCCGGGCAAGCTGGACGTCGCCGCCCTGGACGACGCACAGAAGGTCATCCGCCGCGCCATCCACGCTGCCATCAAGCAGGCCAGCACCGATGTCGGCCAGTACCACAAGTTCAACACCGCCATCGCCCAGGTGATGACCGTGATGAACGTACTGGAAAAGGCCCCGCAGGCCACCGAACAGGACCGCGCCCTGCTGCACGAAGGCCTCGAAGCCGTCACCCTGCTGCTGGCCCCGATCACCCCGCACATCTCCCACGAGCTGTGGCAACAGCTGGGTCACCAGCAGGCGGTCATCGACGCCAGCTGGCCAGCCGTCGACGAAGCGGCCCTGGTACAGGACACCGTCACCCTGGTGGTGCAGGTCAACGGCAAGCTGCGTGGCCAGGTGGAAATGCCGGCCGCCGCAAGCCGTGAAGAAATCGAAGCGGCTGCGCGCAGCAACGAGAACGTCCTGCGCTTCATCGATGGCCTGACCATCCGCAAGGTCATCGTGGTACCGGGCAAGCTGGTCAACATCGTCGCCAACTGA
- a CDS encoding D-alanyl-D-alanine carboxypeptidase family protein, whose protein sequence is MNITNLAKRLCLPVLLMITPAAFAAEQMTPAPPQLAAKSYVLMDASSGNVLVENNGDERLPPASLTKLMTAYIATLDIRRGQIGENDPVTVSENAWRTGGSRMFIKVGSQVTVSDLLHGIIIQSGNDASVALAEHIAGSEDAFADMMNKTAADLGMSNSHFMNPTGLPHPDHYSSAHDMATLARAIINVDPAHYAIYSQKEFFWNNIKQPNRNLLLWRDKTVDGLKTGHTDEAGYCMVASAVRDGQRLIAVVFGTNSEQSRAAETQKLLTYGFRFFETQTFYQKGTELTKAPVWKGATGEVKAGLAEDLTMTMPKGQLKRLQASMTMNPQLTAPIAKGDVIGKVEVKLDEKVVHSADLIALDGVEEGGFFRRMWDSIRLFFYGLFN, encoded by the coding sequence ATGAACATCACCAACCTTGCCAAACGACTTTGCCTGCCCGTACTGCTGATGATCACGCCGGCCGCCTTCGCGGCTGAGCAGATGACGCCGGCACCACCGCAACTGGCAGCCAAGTCCTACGTACTCATGGACGCGTCCAGCGGCAACGTGCTGGTCGAGAACAACGGTGACGAGCGCCTGCCGCCAGCCAGCCTGACCAAGCTGATGACCGCCTACATCGCCACCCTGGACATCCGTCGCGGCCAGATCGGTGAAAACGATCCGGTTACCGTCAGCGAGAACGCCTGGCGTACCGGCGGTTCGCGCATGTTCATCAAGGTGGGCAGCCAGGTGACCGTCAGCGACCTGCTGCACGGCATCATCATCCAGTCCGGCAACGACGCCTCGGTCGCCCTGGCCGAGCACATCGCCGGCAGCGAAGACGCCTTTGCCGACATGATGAACAAGACGGCTGCCGACCTGGGCATGAGCAACAGCCACTTCATGAACCCGACCGGTCTGCCACATCCGGACCACTACTCGTCGGCACATGACATGGCGACCCTGGCCCGCGCGATCATCAATGTCGACCCGGCCCACTACGCCATCTATTCGCAGAAGGAATTCTTCTGGAACAACATCAAGCAGCCGAACCGCAACCTGCTGCTGTGGCGTGACAAGACGGTCGACGGCCTGAAGACCGGCCACACCGACGAAGCCGGCTACTGCATGGTGGCTTCCGCCGTTCGCGACGGCCAGCGCCTGATCGCCGTGGTGTTCGGCACCAACAGCGAGCAGTCGCGTGCAGCAGAGACCCAGAAGCTGCTGACCTACGGCTTCCGCTTCTTCGAAACCCAGACCTTCTACCAGAAGGGCACCGAGCTGACCAAGGCGCCAGTCTGGAAAGGTGCTACCGGCGAAGTGAAAGCCGGCCTGGCCGAAGACCTGACCATGACCATGCCTAAAGGCCAATTGAAACGCCTGCAGGCTTCGATGACCATGAACCCTCAACTCACTGCACCGATTGCCAAAGGTGACGTGATCGGCAAAGTGGAAGTCAAACTGGACGAGAAAGTGGTTCACAGTGCCGACCTGATCGCCCTCGACGGCGTCGAGGAAGGTGGTTTCTTCCGCCGTATGTGGGATAGCATCCGTCTATTCTTCTACGGGTTGTTCAACTGA
- the lipA gene encoding lipoyl synthase: MTTVQEAVPNLIPTQDATARPAPKKVEAGVKLRGAEKVARIPVKIIPTDELPKKPDWIRVRIPVSPEVDRIKQLLRKHKLHSVCEEASCPNLGECFSGGTATFMIMGDICTRRCPFCDVGHGRPKPLDLDEPKNLAIAIADLRLKYVVITSVDRDDLRDGGAQHFADCIREIRALSPGVQLETLVPDYRGRMDVALEITAQEPPDVFNHNLETVPRLYKAARPGSDYDWSLDLLQKFKQLVPHVPTKSGLMLGLGETDDEVIEVMQRMREHDIDMLTLGQYLQPSRSHLPVQRFVHPDTFAWFAEEGYKMGFKNVASGPLVRSSYHADQQAHEAKIKL, translated from the coding sequence ATGACAACTGTGCAAGAAGCCGTGCCGAACCTGATACCTACCCAGGATGCCACCGCGCGCCCAGCGCCGAAGAAGGTGGAAGCCGGGGTCAAGTTGCGTGGAGCCGAAAAGGTGGCGCGCATCCCGGTGAAGATCATCCCCACCGACGAGCTGCCGAAAAAGCCCGACTGGATCCGCGTGCGCATCCCGGTCTCGCCCGAGGTGGACCGCATCAAGCAACTGCTGCGCAAGCACAAGCTGCATAGCGTGTGCGAAGAGGCATCCTGCCCGAACCTGGGCGAGTGCTTCTCCGGCGGTACCGCGACCTTCATGATCATGGGTGACATCTGCACCCGCCGCTGCCCGTTCTGCGACGTGGGTCATGGCCGGCCGAAGCCGCTGGACCTGGATGAGCCGAAGAACCTGGCCATCGCCATCGCCGACCTGCGCCTGAAGTATGTGGTGATCACTTCGGTGGACCGCGACGACCTGCGCGACGGCGGGGCCCAGCACTTCGCTGACTGCATCCGCGAAATCCGCGCGCTTTCGCCGGGCGTGCAGCTGGAAACCCTGGTGCCGGACTACCGTGGCCGCATGGACGTTGCCCTGGAGATCACCGCGCAAGAGCCGCCGGATGTGTTCAACCACAACCTCGAGACCGTACCGCGCCTGTACAAGGCCGCGCGTCCGGGTTCGGACTACGACTGGTCGCTGGACCTGCTGCAGAAGTTCAAGCAGTTGGTGCCGCACGTTCCAACCAAGTCGGGCCTGATGCTGGGGCTGGGCGAGACCGACGACGAAGTGATCGAAGTGATGCAGCGCATGCGTGAGCATGACATCGACATGCTCACCCTCGGCCAGTACCTGCAGCCATCGCGCAGTCACCTGCCGGTGCAGCGTTTCGTCCACCCGGACACCTTCGCCTGGTTCGCCGAGGAAGGGTACAAGATGGGCTTCAAGAACGTTGCTTCGGGGCCGCTGGTGCGTTCTTCGTACCACGCCGACCAGCAGGCCCACGAAGCCAAGATCAAGCTCTGA
- the holA gene encoding DNA polymerase III subunit delta, whose protein sequence is MKLAPAQLNKHLQGALAPVYVVSGDDPLLCQEAADAIRSAARQQGFDERQVFSADANFDWGTLLQAGASLSLFAQRRLLELRLPSGKPGDKGAAALMEYCANPAEDTLLLVSLPKLDGSAQKTKWGKALIEGPHCQFIQIWPVDVQQLPQWINQRLQQAGLSAQRDAVDLIAARVEGNLLAAAQEIEKLKLLAEGNQITVETVQAAVADSARFDVFGLVDAILNGEAAHALRMLEGLRGEGVEPPVILWALARELRQLAGLAQQFSQGVPLDKAFSQARPPIWDKRRPLVSKALQRLSAQRWAQLLQDAQRIDAQIKGQAEGSPWTGLARLALLMAGQRLALPPE, encoded by the coding sequence ATGAAGCTCGCCCCCGCCCAACTCAACAAGCACTTGCAAGGCGCACTGGCACCGGTCTACGTGGTCAGTGGCGACGACCCGCTGCTGTGCCAGGAAGCTGCCGACGCCATCCGTAGCGCTGCCCGCCAGCAGGGCTTCGACGAGCGCCAGGTGTTCAGTGCCGACGCCAACTTCGACTGGGGCACCTTGCTTCAGGCCGGTGCCAGCCTGTCGCTGTTCGCCCAACGGCGCCTGCTGGAACTGCGGCTGCCCTCCGGCAAGCCCGGTGACAAGGGTGCCGCCGCGCTGATGGAATACTGCGCCAACCCCGCCGAGGACACCCTGCTGCTGGTCAGCCTGCCCAAGCTCGACGGCAGCGCGCAGAAGACCAAGTGGGGCAAGGCGTTGATAGAAGGCCCGCATTGCCAGTTCATCCAGATCTGGCCGGTGGATGTGCAGCAGCTGCCACAGTGGATCAACCAGCGCCTGCAACAGGCCGGCCTGTCGGCACAGCGTGACGCCGTCGACCTGATAGCTGCGCGCGTCGAAGGCAACCTGCTGGCGGCCGCGCAGGAAATCGAAAAGCTCAAGCTGCTGGCCGAGGGCAACCAGATTACCGTGGAGACTGTGCAGGCCGCTGTCGCCGACAGCGCCCGCTTCGATGTCTTCGGCCTGGTCGATGCCATTCTCAATGGCGAAGCTGCGCATGCCCTGCGCATGCTCGAAGGCTTGCGCGGTGAAGGCGTGGAGCCCCCGGTGATTCTCTGGGCGCTGGCCCGTGAACTGCGTCAGCTGGCCGGCCTGGCCCAGCAGTTCAGCCAGGGCGTGCCGCTGGACAAGGCCTTCAGCCAGGCGCGCCCGCCGATCTGGGACAAACGCCGACCGCTGGTCAGCAAAGCCCTGCAGCGCCTGTCGGCACAGCGCTGGGCGCAGTTGCTGCAGGATGCCCAGCGTATCGATGCGCAGATCAAGGGGCAGGCCGAGGGCTCGCCGTGGACCGGCCTGGCGCGGCTGGCGCTGTTGATGGCTGGACAGCGGCTGGCGCTTCCCCCGGAGTAA
- the arfA gene encoding alternative ribosome rescue factor ArfA: MSKKPKKHGPNKAKSIVAQPLFRCRQERPDKGKGSYRREAFQSRDWEASYFLAA, encoded by the coding sequence ATGAGCAAAAAGCCGAAAAAGCACGGCCCCAACAAGGCCAAGTCCATCGTCGCCCAACCCCTGTTCCGCTGCCGCCAGGAACGACCGGACAAGGGCAAAGGCAGCTACCGCCGCGAAGCCTTCCAATCGAGAGATTGGGAGGCTTCCTACTTTTTGGCCGCATGA
- a CDS encoding lytic murein transglycosylase, producing MLLSLLPRWKTRQLLAASSFILLVACAEKPTAADALPLAPAQPAPVVTLPGTTPDVSTEIQPLQTFAQWQAGFRQQALQAGIAPDTFDRAFLGITPDMDVIKADRSQPEFTRPVWEYLEGALSPLRVRNGKKLLEQHADLLALIEQRYGVDRQVLVAVWGMESNFGQFQGNKSVIRSLATLAYEGRRPQFAQDQLIAALQIIQHGDIQPEAMRGSWAGAMGQTQFIPTTYNTHAVDFDGDGRRDIWNSTPDALASTAHYLQSSGWKRGQPWGFEVQVPPGFDYWQADGSLRKPVSDWLALGVKLPAGTQLPVGSSQLSAALLLPAGARGPAFLVLDNFRAILKYNNSSSYALAVSLLGDRFTGWGFIAGSWPKEDLPLSRSERMELQNLLNSNGHEAGNPDGIIGANTRKAIRNAQQGLGWPADGYPTHKLLESLRQQ from the coding sequence ATGCTTCTCAGTCTTCTCCCCCGCTGGAAAACCCGTCAGCTGCTTGCGGCCTCCAGTTTCATCCTGCTCGTGGCCTGCGCAGAAAAGCCCACCGCCGCCGATGCCCTGCCGCTGGCCCCCGCCCAGCCCGCCCCGGTGGTAACCCTGCCTGGCACCACGCCCGATGTCAGCACTGAAATCCAGCCTCTGCAAACCTTCGCCCAATGGCAAGCCGGCTTCCGCCAGCAAGCCCTGCAAGCCGGTATCGCGCCGGATACCTTCGACCGTGCATTCCTTGGCATTACCCCCGACATGGACGTGATCAAGGCCGACCGCAGTCAGCCGGAGTTCACCCGCCCGGTGTGGGAATACCTCGAAGGCGCCCTGTCACCGCTGCGCGTACGCAACGGCAAGAAGCTGCTGGAACAGCATGCAGACCTGCTTGCACTCATCGAACAACGCTATGGCGTCGACCGCCAGGTGCTGGTTGCCGTGTGGGGCATGGAAAGCAACTTCGGCCAGTTCCAGGGCAACAAGTCGGTCATCCGCTCGCTGGCTACCCTGGCCTATGAAGGCCGACGCCCGCAATTTGCCCAGGACCAGCTGATTGCTGCACTGCAGATCATCCAGCATGGTGACATCCAGCCTGAGGCCATGCGTGGCTCGTGGGCCGGGGCCATGGGCCAGACCCAGTTCATCCCGACCACCTATAACACCCATGCCGTGGACTTCGACGGCGATGGCCGCCGTGACATCTGGAACAGCACACCTGATGCCCTGGCCTCGACCGCGCACTACCTGCAGAGCTCGGGCTGGAAGCGTGGCCAGCCTTGGGGCTTCGAAGTGCAGGTACCGCCAGGCTTCGATTACTGGCAAGCCGATGGCTCGCTACGCAAGCCGGTAAGCGACTGGCTGGCACTGGGCGTGAAACTGCCTGCGGGTACCCAGCTGCCGGTGGGCAGCAGCCAGCTGTCTGCCGCCCTGCTGCTGCCAGCGGGCGCGCGTGGGCCGGCGTTCCTGGTGCTGGACAACTTCCGCGCCATCCTCAAGTACAACAACTCGTCGTCCTATGCGCTGGCGGTAAGCCTGCTGGGTGATCGTTTCACGGGCTGGGGTTTCATTGCCGGCAGCTGGCCGAAGGAAGACCTGCCACTGAGCCGCAGCGAGCGCATGGAGTTGCAGAACCTGCTGAACAGCAATGGGCATGAGGCGGGGAACCCTGACGGTATCATTGGCGCCAATACCCGCAAGGCGATCCGTAATGCCCAGCAGGGGCTGGGGTGGCCGGCGGATGGCTACCCGACCCACAAGCTGCTTGAGAGCCTGCGTCAGCAGTGA
- the lipB gene encoding lipoyl(octanoyl) transferase LipB: MSACLGFRELGLQPYEPVLEAMRRFTEQRSPDSQDEIWLVEHPAVFTQGQAGKAEHLLVPGDIPVVQTDRGGQVTYHGPGQLVAYLLLDVRRLGFGVRELVSRIEQTLIDLLASYDVQAAAKPDAPGVYVDGAKIASLGLRIRNGRSFHGLALNVDMDLAPFRRINPCGYAGLAMTQLRDLAGPIELDEVRTRLRGQLVKHLDYAEQTTLTGGID, translated from the coding sequence ATGTCCGCCTGCCTCGGCTTCCGCGAGCTTGGCCTGCAGCCCTATGAACCGGTGCTGGAGGCCATGCGGCGTTTCACCGAGCAGCGCAGCCCGGACAGCCAGGATGAAATCTGGCTGGTCGAGCACCCCGCAGTCTTTACCCAGGGCCAGGCCGGCAAGGCCGAGCACCTGTTGGTGCCGGGCGACATCCCGGTAGTGCAGACCGACCGCGGCGGCCAGGTGACCTACCATGGCCCCGGGCAACTGGTGGCCTATTTGCTGCTGGATGTGCGTCGGCTGGGGTTTGGCGTGCGTGAGCTGGTCAGCCGTATCGAGCAGACCCTCATCGACCTGCTCGCCAGTTATGATGTCCAGGCTGCGGCCAAGCCCGATGCCCCGGGCGTCTATGTCGACGGAGCGAAAATCGCCTCCCTCGGCCTGCGAATCCGCAATGGCCGTTCGTTCCACGGCCTTGCCCTGAACGTGGACATGGACCTTGCGCCATTCCGCCGAATCAACCCCTGCGGCTATGCGGGGCTGGCGATGACCCAGCTGCGCGACCTGGCAGGTCCGATCGAACTCGACGAGGTCAGGACAAGGCTGCGCGGACAGCTGGTCAAGCACCTCGACTACGCTGAGCAGACGACCCTCACGGGCGGAATCGACTGA
- a CDS encoding DUF493 domain-containing protein, producing MSEPDVKSHKIEFPCDDYPIKVIGDTVVGFRDTVIEILSKHAKVDLSTLAERQSKEGKYTTVQLHIVAESENQLHDINSALRATGIVKMVL from the coding sequence ATGAGCGAACCAGACGTCAAGTCGCACAAGATCGAATTCCCCTGCGACGATTACCCGATCAAGGTCATCGGCGATACCGTGGTCGGTTTCCGTGACACGGTGATCGAGATCCTCAGCAAGCACGCCAAGGTCGACCTTTCCACGCTGGCCGAGCGCCAGAGCAAGGAAGGCAAGTACACCACCGTGCAACTGCACATCGTTGCCGAAAGCGAGAACCAGCTGCACGATATCAACAGCGCCCTGCGCGCTACCGGCATCGTGAAAATGGTGCTCTGA